CTCGGCTTGGATGAAAACGGAGCCGGCAGGTGAGCAGGGCCATGGGACAGACGGGTGACCCCGAAACTGCCCAGCAGGTGTGAGGGCCAGGCCTGCGTGGAGGGCCCTCCGGAGTCCCCCTTCCCACTGGCCGAGCAGCTTCCAGCAGCCTGGGCTTGGATCTGCGTGCGGGCCCTGGCTGGCTGGTTTGCTGGGGGCAGCAGACTCCTTGGGCCGTGGGCCGAGACCATGAGGCCAAGTGGGTGGACTGGGGACGGGCCCGCCCTTGGGGCAGAACACGAGGCCGCCAAGCTGTGTCCATTGGAGCCCACGAGCCAGCGCCGTCCTCGCTGTTGCCGGGAGGGGCCTGGGTGACTTAgatgcttttgtgtttccttatTTGAAAGGACCATGTGTCGGTTTACTTTGTATCTAAATATCTCTATTagagctgtttttcttttaagaagtgTCTGAGCAACTAAGCCCGGTGCTGACGCGGTGCTCATCCGGGTGTGGATGAACCGCCGCTTTCTTCCTAGCACTTCCCTGTGCCTGAAGTAAGAGCAGACCCGCGGCCCTCGGCTGACACAGCGCCTGCTTCCGGTACCCTTGATGGCCTCAGGACTCCGTGGGACTTGGCTGGCCCTAGCCGGTGCCCACCCTAGGAGGGTGTGGGGGTCAGAACAAACGTGCCTCCCACCCCCGTGCAGGGGCCTGGCCCACTTTGCAGAGTCTCTGACCGGTGATGGGTCCTCCTTCCCGGTGAACCTCCTTCCCAGGCAAACCTGGAAGCCAGAATCATCCCCACGGACACGCTTCCCTCTCGCCTCCTCCgcttcctgcctcctctcccacctcATAATCTGGCCAATGCCTCGGCCGACGGGACGGGGAGAAAGGGTCTGGCTGTCGGGTGAAGGGGACCCAAGCTAAGGTTGTCCCTGCGTCCCACTGCTCGCCTCTCAGCCCCTCCAGGCTCATCAAAGCTTGGGTCTCTGCGGAcctgggagaggaaggcaggcaaGCCGTGGGGTCCTGCCCATTCCACAGGAGGTGCGGTGGGCCCATCCGACGCCGTGGGAGAGGAGAGCCCCCACGTCTCTGTGGATGACGCCACAGGCCTCACTCACTCTTCTTCTGACAAATCCCCCGTGTCCATCTGGGACCGCTTCTCTTCTCTCATGGCACCTGCGACCACCTGTGGGAAATGACAGGAGCAGTTTCGGGAACCAGTGGAGAGGACCGGCCCGTCAACCACAGCCACCAAGGCCAGATCTGCTAGACCGGCCCAAGGGCCAGACAGGGCCCTTCCCATGAGTTGGGACAGTGTCAAGTGAAAATTTCcaaaaagggggggcacctgggtggctgtcagtcaagtgtccgactcctgatttcggccTTGTGGTGGGCTCAcgtgctgagagcagagcctgcttaagattctctccctgcccctccgccTGCCCCACACTCTCATTCCATGCGTCCCTCTCTAAAGGAacgaagggaagggagggaaggaacttCCAATTAGGGGACCCTGACCGAGGAACTCTGCCCTTGAAGTGGGCCACTGTGACTTCTGGACTGTAATCCCGACCCTGCCGCTGACCCTCCTTGAGTCCTTAAAACCTGTGTTGCCCATGAGACAGCCTCGTGGGGGGTGACAGCCAGCACTCTTCACTGGACCACGTGTTCTGAGGGCGAAGACATGGGAGGTGCAACCGGGAACAGGACAATCCCCTGGAAGGAGCTTAGACATAAAACACTTCCAGAGATGGCTGCCCACCTCAACTGAGAAACGGAAGGCATCCTAGGACATTGGTGTTGCATGGTCCAGACAGACCATCGGTCaacaccttcattttacagaaaatgatgatgatgatgatggtgttgatggtgatgatggtggtgatcaTACCCAGTACTGAGGCTTCCAGGTACAGGCACCATTCTGAGTGCTTTACAGAACCGCCTGGAACGTAGGTATTACTAAGATCCCCCTTGTATGGATGAAATAACAGAGGCACTGAGAGACATGGTGACTTGTGTGGCTCTTggcagagccagatgtggagacCTGGTCTCCAACTCCCAAGCCTATGCCCTTTGTACCACCCCAGTAGGTTCCCAGAAGGGTTGACCCTGGCCTGAGAGTCTCGGACGAAGCCAGACGCATGGGGGTTGGAGGGTTAGGAGGAGCCAAGGGCGGCTTTCAGATCCCCAGGCCAGATTCCCAGCATCCAGTCCTCCTGGCACTCTGGCCcgcctctgcctcagcctgcagTTCGTTCTTGTGGGACAGGCTCCCCGGACAGGCCGTGGGGGCCCTGAGCACCAGCATTCCTGGCAGGTGGTCTGGCTCTGTCGTCTGAGGGCTTTTACCTCCTCGGCATGGTCTCCCAGATCAATCTCCACAAACACAGACGGTTTCTGTGAATGGAAACCAAAGAGGTGTGGATGGTGggggctggagaggagaggaggcttCCCGGGAGGGGCTCCCAGCCCTGGGGCAGCCGGATCTGCACCACCACTGGGACCACCGGACAGTGGCTGTGCTCAGGGGGGCTCCTGAGGAGCCGGGCAGAGAGCTGCTGGCAGTGTGGACGGCAAGGAGTCTGCGGCTGGCTCTGGCAGAGAGGAGAAgagtccttcctcttctcccgaCTCACCCTGACAGGTCCCTGAGACCCCAGGGTCTCCCCGGACTTCACCCTCTGAGAAGCGGGGCTGCGGGTCACGAGCCGATGCCCACAGCAGCACGATGCGCACCAGCCTCCTGGGAGCCGCGCTGCCCCCGCACTGGTGAGGACTCACACTGAGGCATGAGCGGCTCCGGCAGTTCCAGGGGCTGCCGCCCAGCGGGGCTGGCTAGAACACCCACCTGGGGCGAACCCCCAGACCCCCAGCAGGGACTGTTTGTTGTAGGTCCTGCTAAAATGGGGCCGGCCTCTTCTCGGTTCCCTCCCACGGTCAGGAGGAAAATGAGAGCCTCCTTCCCTCCGAAAGCGCCGGGGGAAGGTCCTAGCACACCTCTGATGGGTCTCTGGCCAGGCTCCAGGGCTCGGGCCAGCGGCACTCCTTGGGCCCCTCCTGTCAGGTCCCATGTGCCTTTGGCAACTGCACAGTTTGGGAAGCTGGGCGAGGATGCCCAGTGTCAGCCGGGAGCCCGGGGCTCGCCCGGAAGGGTCTTGGGTCGAGGCGGCCCTGGCTCCAGCCTGCGGCACGGCCCTGCCAGGACGACTCCGGGACCGTGTGTCCACAGCCTGCTTGTGGTCCTGCAGGACGGCACCTGCTGGCTGCCCTATTCCAAAAGTCAAGGCTCTTGCCTCTTTTCCGGGAGGGTCATCCACCTTGATGGACTCCGGTTCCCGTTCCTGGGGAAGACAGCGACCGGTGAGCACCAGCAGGGCCGGAGGGGAGCGGCCACGTGTGCCTGGCCGGCCTCCCGCCCTTGGCTCTCGCCTCCAGGAGGCTCCCCCTTGCCTCTGGCTCTGTCCTTCCGCCGTCTGGGTCCAACTTGCCCTGCGCATCCTGGTGCTCTTCCTGCGTGTCCTCCTCTGGGTCTGCCtggctgcggggggaggggcgacGGATGGGGCTGGTGCTGTGGGGACCGGCTTCGGGCTGGCCCTCTCACCCCGCGGGCGTTGGCAAAGTTCTGGGCTGTGCCCCCAGCAGAGCCGGGTGGGACAGGGTGTAGaggcccttcctcctgcccagcGCTAGGAGGGCGGGGCTGGAGGACGAGGCCGGGGTGCTCAGCCCCAGGCATAAGGACCGGGTAGCGCTCCTCGAGGACGGTTCCGTGGCAGCGACGGGGACGCGGGGAGCCTGTCGGCCAACTGGGCTGCATGCCCAGACCTTCCCCGAGGGACAAGGCCTCCGGCACGCCCCGCAGCCTGGAGAGTCGAGTGTAAACGTTCACCACGCCAGGAGCCGCCCTAGGACTCGGGGCTGTGGCTGGCTCCAGGGACCGCCCGGGGAAGCagcagcagggggcagggcaggggtggctcGCCTCCCCGAGAAACCCTCCCATCTGAGCCCTCGGGGTCGTCTCAGggcaccccttcctcccagggcTCCTTCGGGATCCCGGGTGTCCACCTCGGGGCTGgcgctgctccccaccccacagtGTCCGTGTCATCCTCCTGTCTCTGAAAATCACCTCTGCTGGACAAAGACCTCTTACCAGCCGGCCTCTTCAGTGTCGCTTTGTGGGTCCTTTCCCTGGTCCTCGGActctggggaggaaggagaagcgtTTGTCGTCCGCACTCCCTGGGCCCGCGGCCTGGCCTTGCGAGGACGGGCAGCCCCTCCCACAGGTGCCGAGTCTGAGAGGACGGTCCAGGTCCCACTGCTGTGTGGCCACATTTGGGCCCAGGATGGCAGAGGCGGCTGGTTCGCCACAGCggctcccctccctgctgccagctggtccctgtccccaccccGCACACTTAGGGCCCAAGACGCAAACGCAGTGCAGCCTGTGAGACGTGACAAAACCTTCAATCCTGCCCCTGACCGGAGGCCTGGGGAGGCGTCCCTGAGCGCCCCAGTTCTAGGGAAAGGCTCTCCTCACAGACCAGCACTCGCATGTCTCAGGCTGGGGCACTGCAGGCCCGGGAGGGGGCAGCCGGGCTCCAGGGGCCGGCCTGCACACTGGTCCTGCTTCTCCGCAAGTCAAGTAGCCTGGGTGGCCCTTGAGCTTCCCAcgccatccctgccctggccctgCTCTCGCGGGGGCCCTGCCCCGTGTCAGGCCGTCGGCCTTGGTGGGGGATGCGTCCCGGCCAGGCCTCCTGGGTGCTCAGTGCACATGGCCTCGGCCGTGCCGTGTGGACCCTCTCTCTGACTCATCTGAGTCCCCGCGCGAGAGAACAAGGGGTCCTCCATCCTGCTCCTGTCGGCCGCACCCACACAGGCTCAGGGGGCCGAGGCAGATGCTGGCCACCCCAGAGACCAAGCTCTAAAGGCCATGGGCAGGGGTCTGAGGGAGCAGGGTGCAGGGTAGGGGCGGGGGCGGCTCCCGGGCCTTCGGATGGCCTTCCGGAACTCGGCGGCTCTGGAGACATCCCAGGGAGAAATGGCAACACCCAGTCTCCAGCGCAGAGACCAGGACCTGAGTGATTCAGAAGCAGTTTTCTGGCAGGAATTTAACATTGATTTCTTCTGGGAAATCTTCA
The genomic region above belongs to Meles meles chromosome 14, mMelMel3.1 paternal haplotype, whole genome shotgun sequence and contains:
- the C14H13orf46 gene encoding uncharacterized protein C13orf46 homolog, which codes for MEKDAAAHRRHRPGPGVPASGVAAGHLKAACEMAELQRSRSMGGLHQKGDPPSCVKKLSKGLESEDQGKDPQSDTEEAGWLRGVPEALSLGEGLGMQPSWPTGSPRPRRCHGTVLEERYPVLMPGAEHPGLVLQPRPPSAGQEEGPLHPVPPGSAGGTAQNFANARGEREPESIKVDDPPGKEKPSVFVEIDLGDHAEEVVAGAMREEKRSQMDTGDLSEEETRTSWVCCIPYSARRKAKESV